The Apibacter raozihei genome contains a region encoding:
- a CDS encoding DMT family transporter: MGNSNKYLGSLYIILASVMLGIDGGILIGLYYKIFNFYDVKFIVFTAHFIPTLLLSLFFYKKYKMLSVFNFNDYIYFLLIAFLGGTVGTISIVKALQLSGFSKVSIVILLQKLQPVFAIIMSMIILKEKPRYIFFIVAIVALCSSYFLAFGFSSPMMLEKNNFQAIGYSVLAAFSYGSSLVFGKKVLHKYDFFTGTFYRFLFTSIIMGVVVVFSGNLVNNVQQFANTPYLLVFAIFSSLWGVTEIFVYYSGLKNTPALLTSIFELTYPLTVVFIDVVINKHFLSPVQIAAVIILLSSIIYLNLNIRRVIIHRKI, translated from the coding sequence ATGGGGAATAGTAATAAATATTTAGGTTCTCTATACATAATACTGGCATCAGTTATGCTGGGAATTGATGGAGGTATTTTAATAGGTTTATATTATAAAATATTTAATTTTTATGATGTTAAGTTTATTGTATTTACAGCTCATTTTATTCCTACACTGCTTTTATCTTTATTCTTTTATAAAAAATATAAAATGCTAAGTGTTTTTAATTTTAATGATTACATCTATTTTTTACTTATAGCATTTTTAGGAGGCACAGTAGGTACAATATCTATAGTTAAAGCTTTACAGCTCAGCGGATTTAGTAAAGTAAGTATTGTTATTTTATTGCAAAAATTACAGCCTGTATTTGCAATAATAATGTCTATGATAATTTTAAAAGAAAAACCCAGATATATTTTTTTCATTGTAGCTATCGTTGCACTTTGTTCCAGTTATTTTCTTGCTTTTGGCTTTTCCAGCCCGATGATGCTTGAAAAAAATAATTTTCAGGCAATAGGATATTCTGTTCTTGCCGCATTTTCTTATGGCAGTTCGCTAGTTTTTGGTAAAAAAGTTTTGCATAAATACGATTTTTTTACCGGTACATTCTATCGCTTTTTATTTACATCTATAATTATGGGTGTTGTAGTGGTTTTTTCGGGTAATCTGGTAAATAATGTACAACAATTTGCTAATACACCCTACTTACTTGTATTTGCAATATTTTCATCATTATGGGGTGTTACAGAAATTTTTGTGTATTATTCAGGTCTTAAAAATACACCAGCCTTGTTAACTTCGATTTTTGAATTAACATATCCTCTAACAGTTGTTTTTATTGATGTAGTTATCAACAAGCACTTTTTAAGTCCTGTACAGATAGCAGCAGTAATTATTTTATTAAGCTCTATTATCTATCTTAATTTAAATATACGAAGAGTAATTATCCACAGAAAAATATAA
- a CDS encoding AI-2E family transporter — MNYKEISKGIISAVSIIAFTILMFFLLWKVRFVLGYIFIAFALSLMGRPIMSFLNERLKITKTISAFITLFFMIGGFTALLSLVTPLAIEQAGNLSLLDTNKLQASVTEQIKFIDESLKSRHIFIFDDNYAQLLTPKFNFKIHQDTLQSGFSILTEIGISIFSITFITFFFLREKDLFNRMIIGAVPTNDIKKVIQVLSNIKDLLTRYFLGLSLQILSMFILYLIILGCFGVDNMLVIAMFCAFFNLIPYLGPMIGFLIINLLSMSSMFYLGMDFNDQILPNILWISILYLIAQLIDNAIFQPLIYAKSVKSHPLEIFLVMLIAGILFGALGVIFAIPGYTVIRVVLKSFFNRFKIVQAITKNM, encoded by the coding sequence ATGAATTATAAAGAAATTAGTAAGGGTATAATTAGTGCAGTAAGTATTATAGCATTCACTATTTTAATGTTTTTCCTGTTATGGAAAGTACGATTCGTTTTAGGATATATTTTTATTGCTTTTGCATTATCATTGATGGGTAGACCTATTATGTCATTTTTAAATGAAAGATTAAAAATTACTAAAACAATTTCTGCTTTTATAACTTTATTTTTCATGATTGGAGGTTTTACAGCTTTATTAAGCTTAGTAACACCTTTAGCTATAGAACAGGCAGGGAATTTATCTCTTTTAGATACTAATAAATTACAAGCTTCAGTAACTGAGCAGATTAAGTTTATTGATGAATCTTTAAAGAGTCGTCATATTTTTATATTTGATGATAACTATGCACAACTGTTAACTCCTAAATTTAATTTTAAGATTCATCAGGATACTTTACAAAGTGGATTTTCAATTTTAACAGAAATTGGAATATCTATTTTTTCAATCACTTTTATAACTTTTTTCTTTTTACGGGAAAAAGATTTATTCAACCGTATGATTATAGGCGCGGTACCTACTAATGATATAAAAAAAGTGATTCAGGTTCTTTCGAATATTAAAGATTTGCTTACCCGTTATTTTTTAGGATTATCTCTTCAGATTTTATCTATGTTCATTCTATATCTTATTATTTTAGGTTGTTTTGGAGTAGATAATATGCTGGTTATAGCTATGTTTTGTGCTTTTTTTAATCTTATTCCTTACTTAGGTCCAATGATAGGATTTTTAATAATTAATTTGCTTAGCATGAGTAGTATGTTTTATCTTGGAATGGATTTCAATGATCAGATATTGCCTAATATTCTTTGGATAAGTATTCTTTATTTAATTGCCCAGCTAATTGATAACGCTATATTTCAACCGTTAATTTATGCTAAAAGTGTAAAATCTCATCCGCTGGAAATATTTTTAGTGATGCTTATTGCCGGAATACTTTTCGGAGCTTTAGGTGTTATATTTGCTATTCCTGGATACACAGTTATACGAGTTGTACTTAAAAGCTTTTTCAACCGATTCAAAATTGTTCAGGCAATTACCAAAAATATGTAA
- a CDS encoding FtsB family cell division protein, which translates to MARENKKIVKEKSIFEKHWYTSIYVILSVIFIVWMIFFDTNSYLTHRELNKEISKLRHEKEHYKSKLDSEYIQYNNLKNNKEAREKYARENYFFKKNNEDIFIIVTKEDSVKPKLKSQN; encoded by the coding sequence ATGGCTCGAGAAAATAAAAAAATAGTAAAAGAAAAGTCTATATTTGAAAAACATTGGTATACGAGTATATATGTTATTTTATCAGTAATTTTTATAGTTTGGATGATTTTTTTCGATACAAATTCTTATCTTACTCACAGAGAGTTAAATAAAGAAATTTCAAAATTAAGGCATGAAAAAGAGCATTATAAAAGCAAGCTGGATTCGGAATACATTCAATATAATAACTTAAAAAATAATAAAGAAGCACGGGAAAAATATGCTCGGGAAAATTATTTTTTTAAAAAAAACAATGAAGATATATTTATTATAGTTACCAAAGAAGATAGTGTTAAACCTAAATTAAAAAGTCAGAACTAA
- the udk gene encoding uridine kinase — MLTIGIAGGTGSGKTTVVSNLLKQLDFDRVNVLTQDNYYHSNPDLSFEERTKLNYDHPRSIDFELLIEQIKKLKAGMPVYEPVYSFITHSRTEDLTIIQPKEILIVEGILVLANKELRKEFDVKVFVNADSDERLIRRIRRDIQDRGRDLEEVIHRYQMTLKPMHEEFIQPSMAYADIIIPTMKKNTVAIDVLTSVIQNTLKTVH; from the coding sequence AACAGGTTCTGGAAAAACAACTGTTGTAAGTAATTTACTTAAACAGCTGGATTTTGACAGGGTAAATGTATTGACTCAAGATAACTATTATCATTCTAATCCTGATTTATCCTTTGAAGAAAGAACAAAACTAAATTACGATCATCCCCGTTCCATAGATTTTGAACTTTTAATTGAACAAATAAAAAAACTAAAAGCAGGTATGCCAGTGTATGAACCTGTATATTCATTTATTACTCACTCTCGAACAGAAGATTTAACTATCATTCAACCCAAAGAAATATTAATTGTTGAAGGAATTCTTGTATTAGCAAATAAAGAATTAAGAAAAGAATTTGATGTAAAAGTATTTGTAAACGCAGATTCTGATGAGCGGTTAATAAGAAGAATCAGAAGGGATATTCAGGATCGAGGAAGAGATCTTGAAGAGGTTATACACCGTTATCAAATGACTCTCAAACCGATGCATGAAGAATTTATTCAACCTTCAATGGCTTACGCAGATATCATTATTCCCACAATGAAAAAAAATACAGTTGCTATAGATGTATTAACCTCTGTAATACAAAACACTCTAAAAACAGTACATTAA